A window of the Streptomyces luomodiensis genome harbors these coding sequences:
- a CDS encoding lysophospholipid acyltransferase family protein, whose product MKLSVGGALKLAFRPWVEGLEHIPAEGPAILASNHLSFSDSFFLPAMLDRKVTFIAKQEYFTTPGVKGRLTAAFFKGVGQLPVDRSGSRGAGEAAIKAGIEVIERGELFGIYPEGTRSPDGRLYRGKPGGLARVALATGAPVIPVAMIDTEKIQPPGKVMPKLMRPGIRIGKPLDFSRYHGMDGDRFILRSVTDEVMYEIMKLSGQEYVDIYATAAKRQIAEAEAARKQAEKEKDKHKPDA is encoded by the coding sequence ATGAAGCTGTCGGTGGGGGGAGCGCTGAAGCTCGCCTTCCGGCCCTGGGTGGAGGGGTTGGAACACATCCCGGCCGAGGGCCCGGCCATCCTCGCGAGCAACCACCTCTCCTTCTCCGACTCCTTCTTCCTGCCCGCGATGCTCGACCGCAAAGTCACCTTCATCGCCAAGCAGGAGTACTTCACCACCCCCGGGGTCAAGGGGCGGCTGACGGCGGCCTTCTTCAAGGGCGTCGGGCAGCTCCCGGTGGACCGCTCGGGCTCGCGCGGCGCCGGCGAGGCCGCCATCAAGGCGGGTATCGAGGTGATCGAGCGGGGTGAGCTGTTCGGCATCTACCCCGAGGGCACCCGCTCGCCCGACGGCCGGCTCTACCGGGGCAAGCCGGGCGGTCTGGCCCGGGTCGCGCTCGCGACCGGTGCGCCGGTGATCCCCGTCGCGATGATCGACACCGAGAAGATCCAGCCCCCCGGCAAGGTCATGCCGAAGCTGATGCGGCCCGGCATCAGGATCGGCAAGCCGCTGGACTTCAGCCGCTACCACGGCATGGACGGCGACCGCTTCATCCTGCGCTCGGTGACCGACGAGGTCATGTACGAGATCATGAAGCTCTCCGGTCAGGAGTACGTGGACATCTACGCGACCGCCGCCAAGCGGCAGATCGCGGAGGCGGAAGCGGCCCGGAAGCAGGCGGAGAAGGAGAAGGACAAGCACAAGCC
- a CDS encoding alpha/beta hydrolase, whose translation MPLLPGAEPFRHDGGEIGVLVCHGFTGSPQSVRPWAEHLAARGLTVSLPLLPGHGTRWQDLAVTGWQDWYAEVDRELRRLVRVCERVFVCGLSMGGALALRLAALHGAAISGLALVNPANKVHDPLAVALPVLRHLVPSVKGIVSDIAKPGARESGYDRMPLHAVHAMRRLLSVVDAELPQVTQPLLVMHSPQDHVVPPADSERILSQVSSRDITERLLERSYHVATLDHDAEFIFEQTDTFITRLTAGMGQDTRTGLGKGSGKEGAAASG comes from the coding sequence GTGCCGCTCCTGCCCGGAGCCGAGCCGTTCCGCCACGACGGCGGCGAGATCGGCGTCCTCGTCTGTCACGGCTTCACCGGTTCCCCGCAGTCCGTGCGGCCCTGGGCCGAGCATCTGGCGGCCCGTGGCCTGACCGTCTCGCTGCCGCTGCTTCCCGGCCACGGCACCCGCTGGCAGGATCTCGCCGTCACCGGCTGGCAGGACTGGTACGCGGAGGTGGACCGCGAACTGCGGCGGCTGGTCCGGGTGTGCGAGCGGGTGTTCGTCTGCGGTCTGTCGATGGGCGGCGCGCTCGCGCTGCGGCTGGCCGCCCTGCACGGTGCGGCGATCAGCGGCCTCGCGCTGGTCAATCCGGCCAACAAGGTGCACGATCCGCTGGCGGTGGCGCTGCCGGTGCTGCGTCATCTGGTGCCCTCGGTGAAGGGCATCGTGAGCGACATCGCCAAGCCGGGGGCGCGGGAGTCGGGCTACGACCGGATGCCGCTGCACGCCGTGCACGCGATGCGCCGGCTGCTGAGCGTCGTCGACGCGGAGCTGCCGCAGGTGACCCAGCCGCTGCTGGTGATGCACAGCCCGCAGGACCATGTGGTGCCCCCCGCCGACTCCGAGCGCATCCTGAGTCAGGTGTCCTCGCGGGACATCACCGAGCGGCTGCTGGAGCGCAGCTACCACGTGGCGACCTTGGACCACGACGCCGAGTTCATCTTCGAGCAGACGGACACGTTCATCACCCGGCTGACGGC